AAGGTGATGGCGATCGCGGCACCAAAGGGCCAGTTGCGGGCGCTGGTGAACTGCATCTGGATCAGCGAACCCATCATCATCTGCTTGCCGCCGCCCATCAGCGTGGGTTCCAGCACCGCGCCCAGCGAGGGCACGAACACCAGAATCGCCCCGGAAACCAACCCCGGTGCCGTCAGCGGCAGGATTACCCGTCTGAGCGTCAGCCAGCGGTTGCCATACAGGTCGTGGGCGGCCTCGATCAGGGTGCCGTCGCGTCCCAGAATGATCATCCAGGCATAGACGCGCAGGATCACCGACACCCAGAACGGCAGCGTGATCAGATAGACCAGGATCGCCTTGCGCGTGGGGGACTGGCCGGCGATGTAATAGGCGACCGGCACGGCCACCAGCAGGCACAGCAGCGTGGTGATGCCCGCCAGGATCAGCGTGCGCAGGATGATGACCAGATATTGCCCGGTGAATTCGGTCTGCCCGCTCCATCCTTCGACGAACAGGATCTGACGATAGCCGGCCAGGCTGAAATCCCATTCGAAGCCGCCATAGGCGCCGCGGCTGGCCAGCGACACCGCGGCGATGATGGCGATGGGCGGCAGCAGGGCGAACCCCATCAGCAGCCAGCCAGGCAGCAGGCCCCAGAAGGGCAGGTTGTGCCAGAAACGCGGGCGCGA
The Paracoccus sp. SMMA_5_TC DNA segment above includes these coding regions:
- a CDS encoding ABC transporter permease; translation: MTEMAQHIALKDAAPASRPRFWHNLPFWGLLPGWLLMGFALLPPIAIIAAVSLASRGAYGGFEWDFSLAGYRQILFVEGWSGQTEFTGQYLVIILRTLILAGITTLLCLLVAVPVAYYIAGQSPTRKAILVYLITLPFWVSVILRVYAWMIILGRDGTLIEAAHDLYGNRWLTLRRVILPLTAPGLVSGAILVFVPSLGAVLEPTLMGGGKQMMMGSLIQMQFTSARNWPFGAAIAITLLVFVMIVLILSARRATSKETTA